Proteins encoded in a region of the Acidimicrobiales bacterium genome:
- a CDS encoding transglycosylase SLT domain-containing protein, with amino-acid sequence MRRLLVLLGLVVASCSSDGDDATPPSTTTTTEATTTTSSTTTTTLPPGPPVAATSPAGLAAQVAAAEAAVRDPATPPAALERAAHEAQVAYRAVAEKPEWLDQVAAAVPAELRATVRANVTAGIELRALTKPRTALPPWEIVAPAPADELLGYYREAERQVGVPWQYLAAIHLSETRMGRIRGTSSAGAQGPMQFMPATWEQYGQGGDINSNRDAILAAARLLKRNGAPDNMANALFNYNRSQRYVRAVTAYAEQMKANERAYYGYYHWQVYYRLVEGDRHLPVGYKG; translated from the coding sequence ATGCGGCGGCTCCTGGTACTGCTCGGCTTGGTGGTGGCGTCGTGCTCGTCGGACGGCGACGACGCCACGCCGCCCTCGACCACTACGACGACCGAGGCGACCACCACCACCTCGTCGACGACCACCACCACGCTGCCGCCGGGACCACCCGTGGCCGCCACCTCGCCTGCGGGGCTGGCGGCCCAGGTCGCCGCGGCCGAAGCGGCGGTGCGCGACCCGGCCACGCCCCCCGCCGCCCTGGAACGAGCGGCGCACGAAGCCCAGGTCGCCTACCGGGCCGTGGCCGAGAAGCCCGAGTGGCTCGACCAAGTGGCCGCCGCCGTGCCCGCCGAGCTGCGCGCCACGGTGCGGGCCAATGTGACAGCGGGGATCGAGTTGCGAGCCTTGACCAAGCCCCGTACGGCGCTGCCCCCGTGGGAGATCGTGGCGCCCGCGCCCGCCGACGAGCTGCTCGGCTACTACCGCGAAGCGGAGCGCCAGGTCGGGGTGCCATGGCAGTACCTGGCCGCCATCCACCTGAGCGAGACCCGCATGGGGCGCATCCGGGGGACGAGCTCGGCCGGGGCGCAAGGGCCGATGCAGTTCATGCCCGCCACGTGGGAGCAGTACGGCCAGGGCGGCGACATCAACTCCAACCGCGACGCCATCCTGGCCGCCGCCCGGCTGCTCAAGCGCAACGGCGCACCCGACAACATGGCCAACGCCTTGTTCAACTACAACCGCAGCCAGCGCTACGTGCGGGCCGTCACCGCCTACGCCGAGCAGATGAAGGCGAACGAGCGGGCCTACTACGGCTACTACCACTGGCAGGTGTACTACCGGCTGGTCGAAG
- a CDS encoding PQQ-dependent sugar dehydrogenase: MRRSLLVGIALLLASCASDGERPPAPTPGPGSPSSTAAAPAAPPGKAVLTKVATLDKPVAMAVRRDDPAFYVAEKTGRVRKLVDGRVDPQPVVDLSSQVSQGGEQGLLGLAWSPDGRFLYVNYTDKGGDTRIVEYEGGGGAGRELLFVDQPFANHNGGNLVFGPDGKLWIGLGDGGSGGDPQGNAQDLGRLLGKMLRIDPRPSGGQPYGIPADNPFVGRPGARGEVWAFGLRNPWRYSFDRRTGDLWLGDVGQNAWEEVNVVRAGSKGGENYGWPLREGTHAFRGGERPPGAVEPVHDYSLDGGACAVAGGYVYRGARLAALLDGTYVFADTCVGRIQGLQDGKVRSLDLEVPQPVSFAEDAAGELYVLSLEGGLYRFDPVVP; the protein is encoded by the coding sequence ATGCGTCGCTCCCTCCTGGTCGGAATCGCCTTGCTGCTGGCGTCGTGTGCGAGCGACGGCGAACGTCCGCCGGCGCCAACCCCGGGCCCAGGGTCGCCGTCGTCCACCGCGGCGGCGCCGGCTGCGCCCCCCGGCAAGGCCGTCCTCACCAAGGTGGCCACCCTCGACAAGCCGGTGGCCATGGCCGTGCGCCGCGACGACCCGGCCTTCTACGTGGCCGAGAAGACGGGACGGGTGCGCAAGCTCGTCGACGGCCGCGTCGACCCGCAGCCTGTGGTCGACCTGTCGAGCCAGGTCTCCCAGGGCGGCGAACAAGGGTTGTTGGGCCTGGCCTGGTCGCCCGACGGCCGGTTCCTCTACGTGAACTACACCGACAAGGGGGGCGACACCCGCATCGTGGAATACGAGGGAGGCGGCGGCGCCGGGCGCGAGCTGCTGTTCGTCGACCAGCCCTTCGCCAACCACAACGGGGGCAACCTGGTGTTCGGCCCCGACGGCAAGCTGTGGATCGGCTTGGGCGACGGCGGCAGCGGCGGCGACCCGCAGGGCAACGCCCAGGACCTCGGCCGCCTGCTGGGCAAGATGCTGCGCATCGACCCGCGGCCGTCGGGTGGGCAGCCCTACGGCATCCCCGCCGACAACCCGTTCGTGGGGCGCCCGGGCGCCCGGGGCGAGGTGTGGGCGTTCGGGTTGCGCAACCCGTGGCGCTATTCGTTCGACCGGCGCACCGGCGACCTGTGGCTGGGCGACGTAGGGCAGAACGCCTGGGAAGAGGTCAACGTGGTGCGCGCCGGATCGAAGGGCGGCGAGAACTACGGCTGGCCGCTGCGGGAGGGCACGCACGCCTTCCGGGGCGGCGAACGGCCGCCCGGCGCGGTGGAGCCGGTGCACGACTACTCCCTCGACGGCGGCGCCTGCGCGGTGGCGGGCGGCTACGTGTACCGGGGAGCGCGGCTCGCTGCGTTGCTCGACGGCACGTACGTCTTCGCCGACACCTGCGTCGGCCGCATCCAGGGGTTGCAGGACGGCAAGGTGCGATCGCTCGACCTGGAGGTGCCCCAGCCCGTGTCGTTCGCCGAGGACGCGGCTGGCGAGCTCTACGTCCTGTCGCTCGAGGGTGGCCTGTACCGGTTCGACCCGGTCGTACCCTGA